A part of Desulfobacter sp. genomic DNA contains:
- the uvrA gene encoding excinuclease ABC subunit UvrA, giving the protein MKNNSGTAAHIPEPVDADTTLVPFSPLPGQGGNATKELDRIIVRGAKEHNLKNIDVEVPKKKLVVVTGVSGSGKSSLAFDTIFAEGQRRYVESLSSYARQFIGQMEKPKYDTIRGLSPTIAIEQKAASKNPRSTVGTITEIYDYLRVLFARVGTQYCCKCGQKVGRGHAQSMVSQILDLPQGSKILILAPIVENRKGEHRERLDELKKDGYARVRVDGVVQDLENVQTLARNKKHHIEVVIDRLVVKSGGKFEERLTDSVEAALKLGNGQLIVHMMGREDLKMSEARSCCGIAYPELTPQIFSFNSPLGMCPDCNGIGTLLAMDPDKVVPDQNLSIREGAVIPWKNYFIKNPRFNNDNSWGKGQLLAMEEQWGIDFDTPWKKLPKKQRDLLLYGSATKQMTVNWNSAKIQGKFSRTHEGLIHTLMRRYRNTQSEHQKKYYANFMTASTCPACGGRRLKEEILHVMINGRSIIDVTEMTVKDAYAFASSLDLEGNRRLIAQELLKEISDRLGFLVNVGLDYLSLDRSGPTLSGGESQRIRLASQVGSELTGVLYILDEPSIGLHQRDNIKLLSTLKHLRDIGNTLLIVEHDQETMEESDWIVDIGPGAGHLGGQIVAQGTPEQIRNNPASITGKFLTGREAISLPKKRRTPKSMGNKWITICGAAENNLKNITAKIPVGLLSAVTGVSGAGKSTLINQILYPALAVALNKSQMTVGRHEKITGLSHINKVINIDQKPIGRTPRSNPATYTKVFDHIRDFFAMLPESQARGYKKGRYSFNVKGGRCEACKGDGYIKVEMHFLADVFVPCEVCHGKRFNKATLEIRYKDHSIADVLDLSVVQARELFESHPKITHILATLIDVGLSYIKLGQAATTLSGGEAQRIKLARELAKRDTGETLYILDEPTTGLHFQDVRMLLAVLQRLTDAGNTVVIIEHNLDVVKTADWVIDIGPEGGSSGGGVVAAGSPEKVAQHPESHTGRYLKEMLA; this is encoded by the coding sequence ATGAAAAATAATTCCGGTACAGCCGCACATATACCCGAACCCGTTGACGCCGATACCACCCTGGTTCCGTTTTCTCCACTGCCCGGCCAGGGCGGAAACGCCACCAAGGAACTTGACAGGATAATCGTCCGGGGCGCCAAAGAGCATAACCTGAAAAATATTGATGTGGAGGTCCCCAAAAAGAAGCTTGTGGTGGTCACGGGGGTCTCGGGCTCGGGCAAATCCAGCCTGGCCTTTGACACCATTTTTGCAGAGGGCCAGCGGCGGTATGTGGAATCCCTCTCCTCCTACGCCCGTCAGTTCATCGGGCAGATGGAAAAGCCCAAGTACGATACCATCCGGGGACTTTCCCCCACCATTGCCATTGAACAGAAGGCCGCCTCAAAGAACCCCCGGTCCACGGTGGGCACCATTACGGAGATCTATGATTACCTGCGGGTGCTTTTTGCCCGGGTCGGCACCCAGTACTGCTGTAAATGCGGGCAAAAGGTGGGGCGGGGCCATGCCCAGTCCATGGTTTCCCAGATCCTGGACCTGCCCCAGGGATCCAAGATCCTTATCCTGGCCCCCATTGTGGAAAACCGCAAGGGGGAACACCGGGAGCGGCTGGATGAACTAAAAAAGGACGGCTATGCCCGGGTGCGGGTGGACGGGGTGGTCCAGGACCTTGAAAATGTCCAGACCCTGGCCCGGAACAAAAAGCACCATATCGAGGTGGTCATCGACCGGCTGGTGGTGAAATCCGGGGGCAAATTCGAGGAACGGCTCACCGATTCGGTAGAGGCGGCCCTGAAACTGGGGAACGGCCAGCTCATTGTTCACATGATGGGCCGGGAGGACCTGAAAATGAGCGAGGCCCGGTCCTGCTGCGGCATCGCCTATCCCGAACTCACCCCGCAGATTTTTTCATTCAATTCCCCCCTGGGCATGTGTCCGGACTGCAACGGCATCGGTACCCTGCTGGCCATGGATCCGGATAAGGTGGTGCCGGATCAAAACCTAAGCATCCGTGAAGGGGCGGTGATTCCCTGGAAAAATTATTTCATCAAAAATCCCCGGTTCAACAATGACAACTCCTGGGGCAAGGGCCAGTTGCTGGCCATGGAAGAGCAGTGGGGCATTGATTTTGACACCCCCTGGAAAAAGCTGCCCAAAAAGCAGCGGGACCTGCTCCTTTACGGGTCCGCCACCAAGCAGATGACCGTGAACTGGAATTCCGCCAAGATCCAGGGAAAGTTTTCCCGGACCCATGAAGGGCTGATCCACACCCTCATGCGCCGGTATCGGAATACCCAGTCCGAGCACCAGAAAAAGTATTATGCCAATTTCATGACCGCCTCCACCTGCCCGGCCTGCGGCGGGCGCCGGCTCAAGGAGGAAATCCTCCATGTCATGATCAACGGCAGGTCCATCATTGATGTCACCGAAATGACGGTGAAGGATGCCTACGCCTTTGCCTCTTCCCTGGACCTGGAGGGGAACCGGCGGCTCATTGCCCAGGAACTGCTCAAGGAGATCTCCGACCGCCTGGGGTTTCTGGTGAATGTCGGTCTGGATTACCTCTCCCTGGACCGGTCCGGCCCCACCCTCTCCGGCGGGGAATCCCAGCGCATCCGCCTGGCCTCCCAGGTGGGCTCCGAGCTCACAGGGGTGCTGTATATCCTGGACGAGCCCTCCATCGGCCTGCACCAGCGGGACAATATAAAACTGCTCTCCACCCTCAAGCATCTGAGGGATATCGGCAACACCCTGCTCATTGTGGAGCATGACCAGGAGACCATGGAGGAATCGGACTGGATCGTGGATATCGGCCCGGGTGCCGGCCACCTGGGCGGTCAGATCGTGGCCCAGGGAACCCCGGAACAGATCCGGAACAATCCGGCCTCCATCACCGGCAAATTCCTTACGGGGAGAGAGGCCATATCCCTTCCCAAAAAGCGGCGGACCCCCAAATCCATGGGCAATAAATGGATTACCATCTGCGGGGCCGCGGAAAATAATCTGAAGAATATCACGGCCAAGATTCCCGTGGGACTGCTGTCGGCGGTCACCGGGGTTTCCGGAGCGGGCAAATCCACCCTTATCAACCAGATCCTCTATCCGGCCCTGGCAGTGGCGCTTAATAAATCCCAGATGACCGTGGGCAGGCATGAGAAAATCACCGGCCTCTCGCACATCAACAAGGTGATCAACATCGACCAGAAGCCCATCGGAAGGACGCCCCGGAGTAATCCGGCCACCTACACCAAGGTCTTCGACCATATCCGGGACTTCTTTGCCATGCTGCCCGAATCCCAGGCCCGGGGGTATAAGAAGGGGCGGTATTCATTCAACGTCAAGGGCGGCCGGTGCGAGGCCTGCAAAGGGGACGGCTACATCAAGGTGGAAATGCATTTTCTGGCCGATGTCTTTGTGCCCTGCGAGGTCTGCCACGGCAAGCGCTTCAACAAGGCCACCCTGGAAATCCGTTACAAGGACCATTCCATTGCCGATGTCCTTGATCTCTCGGTGGTCCAGGCCCGGGAACTCTTTGAAAGCCACCCCAAGATCACCCATATTCTGGCCACCCTCATTGATGTGGGGCTTTCCTATATAAAACTGGGGCAGGCCGCCACCACACTCTCCGGGGGGGAAGCCCAGCGGATCAAACTGGCCCGGGAACTGGCCAAGCGGGATACGGGGGAGACCCTGTATATACTGGACGAACCCACCACCGGTCTCCATTTCCAGGATGTACGCATGCTCCTGGCTGTTCTCCAGCGGCTCACCGACGCCGGCAACACCGTGGTGATCATCGAGCACAATCTGGATGTGGTGAAAACCGCGGACTGGGTCATTGACATCGGACCCGAGGGCGGCAGCAGCGGCGGGGGCGTGGTGGCTGCCGGTTCGCCGGAAAAGGTGGCACAGCATCCGGAGAGCCATACCGGGCGCTACCTTAAGGAAATGCTGGCCTGA
- the gspG gene encoding type II secretion system major pseudopilin GspG produces MRLNDKGFSFIELMVVVVILGILAGMIVPRYMGRTDDAKAVKAKVDIAAIETSLKMYRLDNGSYPSTEQGLMALIEKPSTDPPAPNWNADGYLDKKSLPKDPWGREYLYLSPGVHEEFDIISYGADGAPGGEGKNADINSWEID; encoded by the coding sequence ATGCGTTTAAATGATAAGGGGTTTTCCTTCATTGAATTGATGGTCGTGGTGGTGATCCTGGGAATCCTGGCCGGCATGATTGTGCCCCGGTACATGGGCCGGACCGACGACGCCAAGGCGGTCAAGGCCAAGGTGGATATTGCCGCCATTGAAACCAGCCTGAAGATGTACCGGCTGGACAACGGCAGCTATCCTTCCACGGAGCAGGGGCTCATGGCGCTCATTGAAAAACCGTCCACAGATCCACCGGCGCCCAATTGGAATGCAGACGGGTATCTGGATAAAAAGAGTCTGCCCAAGGATCCCTGGGGACGGGAGTACCTATACCTCTCTCCGGGAGTCCATGAAGAGTTTGATATCATCTCCTACGGCGCGGATGGCGCCCCCGGGGGAGAAGGGAAGAATGCCGATATCAACAGCTGGGAAATAGACTAG
- a CDS encoding AI-2E family transporter has product MNRDLIHPSFLLLMIFFISAVFLVMIKSFLMAILLAGIFSALAHPLYRRLNAWTGGRQALASSVTILIIILMVLLPLSGLLGIVTSQAIKVGQSATPWVQEQLASPAAFSQWLEKIPFYEDILPYRETIFQKAGELVEVATRFLVSGLQAGAMGTVNFLFTVAILLYTMFFFLMDGHRLLEKILFYMPLDDEDERRLLDRFTSVARATIKGTAIIGIVQGGASGAAFAVVGIHSSVFWGTVMTVLSIIPGIGTALVWVPAAFWLAAKGLWLKAAGLALFCGLVVGSVDNLLRPRLVGKDTEMHDLLILFSTLGGISMFGIIGFIIGPIIAALFVTIWEIYGVVFKDVLPKVRAFENNGDAGPK; this is encoded by the coding sequence ATGAACCGAGATTTAATCCATCCTTCCTTTTTGCTGCTCATGATATTTTTTATTTCCGCAGTATTTCTGGTCATGATCAAATCTTTTCTCATGGCCATTCTGCTGGCCGGCATTTTTTCCGCCCTGGCCCATCCCCTTTACCGGCGGCTCAATGCCTGGACCGGCGGGCGGCAGGCCCTGGCCTCCTCCGTGACCATACTGATTATCATTTTAATGGTACTGCTCCCCTTGAGCGGGCTGCTGGGCATTGTCACCTCCCAGGCCATAAAGGTGGGGCAGTCGGCCACCCCATGGGTCCAGGAACAGCTGGCCTCTCCGGCGGCCTTCTCCCAATGGCTGGAGAAAATTCCCTTTTATGAAGATATCCTGCCCTACAGGGAAACCATTTTCCAGAAGGCCGGCGAGCTGGTGGAGGTGGCGACCCGGTTCCTGGTATCCGGGCTCCAGGCCGGGGCCATGGGCACGGTGAACTTTCTTTTTACCGTGGCCATCCTGCTGTACACCATGTTCTTCTTTCTCATGGACGGCCACCGGCTCCTGGAAAAAATCCTTTTTTATATGCCCCTGGACGACGAGGATGAGCGTCGCCTTTTGGACCGGTTTACTTCGGTGGCCCGGGCCACCATCAAGGGAACGGCCATCATCGGGATTGTTCAGGGCGGAGCCTCGGGGGCTGCGTTTGCCGTTGTTGGAATCCACAGTTCAGTATTCTGGGGGACGGTGATGACGGTACTTTCCATTATTCCGGGCATCGGCACGGCACTGGTCTGGGTGCCGGCGGCGTTCTGGCTTGCGGCCAAGGGGCTGTGGCTCAAGGCGGCGGGCCTGGCACTGTTCTGCGGCCTGGTGGTGGGCAGCGTGGATAATCTGCTCCGCCCCCGGCTGGTGGGCAAGGATACGGAGATGCACGATCTGCTCATCCTTTTTTCCACCCTGGGCGGCATCTCCATGTTCGGGATCATCGGATTTATCATCGGGCCTATTATTGCGGCCCTTTTTGTCACTATCTGGGAAATCTACGGGGTGGTATTCAAAGACGTGCTGCCCAAGGTCCGTGCCTTTGAAAACAATGGCGATGCCGGCCCGAAGTAA
- a CDS encoding membrane protein insertion efficiency factor YidD — MLPAAPAAAGDDETARRNPAIAFFQDHISAADGNRCPMTPSCSAYAARAVQKHGLVIGWIMACDRLVRCGRDEARISPHIRIKGREYISDPVSANDFWWFSKKEDK, encoded by the coding sequence ATGCTGCCCGCCGCCCCGGCGGCTGCAGGCGACGATGAGACAGCCCGCCGGAACCCGGCCATTGCATTTTTCCAGGACCATATCTCGGCGGCCGACGGCAACCGCTGCCCCATGACCCCGTCCTGTTCGGCCTATGCCGCCCGGGCCGTCCAAAAACACGGCCTGGTCATCGGCTGGATAATGGCCTGTGACCGCCTGGTCAGATGCGGGAGGGATGAAGCCAGGATTTCTCCCCACATCCGGATCAAGGGCCGGGAATATATTTCAGATCCCGTCAGTGCCAACGATTTCTGGTGGTTCTCAAAAAAGGAGGACAAATAA
- a CDS encoding radical SAM protein, whose product MNSNPYPFETGVYRPPSEGGSASLLVRFTRNCPWNHCTFCAMYKTEKFELRPLGEIKADIDAMAAMASDLKAQSRRLGQEGRMTREAVMALLEKHPGLNCHQGADMFIQWLAAGGRTAFIQDGNSLIMKPADLIQALSYLKTTFPSIERITTYARARTLSQRSIENLKAIREAGLDRVHLGLETGDDTLLKQIKKGVDSQGHIKGGQKAMAAGFQVSEYWMPGLGGKERWEAHADSTAEVLNAVNPHYIRSRPFRPIPGTPIYNDVNQGGLTLLSPREQLLELKRMVSALTVTSKVCFDHMGNHWRTATGDLVFTHDYEGYKFPEEKETVLERIDMGLAFGDQKPMNFIHL is encoded by the coding sequence ATGAATTCAAATCCATATCCATTTGAAACCGGGGTATACCGCCCGCCCAGCGAAGGGGGCAGCGCCTCCCTCCTGGTGAGGTTCACCCGGAACTGCCCCTGGAACCACTGCACCTTCTGCGCCATGTACAAAACGGAAAAATTTGAGCTCCGGCCCCTTGGAGAGATCAAGGCCGATATTGACGCCATGGCTGCCATGGCCTCGGACCTGAAGGCCCAATCCCGGCGTCTGGGCCAGGAAGGCCGGATGACAAGGGAAGCGGTCATGGCCCTGCTTGAAAAACACCCCGGCCTCAACTGTCACCAGGGGGCGGATATGTTCATCCAGTGGCTGGCCGCCGGGGGCAGAACCGCCTTTATCCAGGACGGAAATTCCCTGATCATGAAACCGGCGGACCTCATCCAGGCCCTGTCCTATCTGAAAACCACCTTCCCCTCCATTGAACGGATCACCACCTATGCCCGGGCCAGAACCCTTTCCCAGCGATCCATAGAAAACCTGAAAGCCATCCGGGAAGCGGGCCTGGACCGGGTCCACCTGGGGCTGGAAACCGGGGATGACACCCTGCTCAAACAGATTAAAAAGGGGGTGGACAGCCAGGGGCATATAAAAGGCGGGCAAAAGGCCATGGCCGCTGGATTCCAGGTATCGGAGTACTGGATGCCCGGCCTGGGCGGCAAAGAGAGGTGGGAGGCCCACGCTGACAGCACCGCAGAGGTACTCAACGCGGTAAATCCCCACTATATCCGGTCCAGGCCCTTTCGGCCCATCCCCGGCACCCCCATTTACAATGACGTAAACCAGGGGGGACTCACCCTACTTTCCCCCAGGGAGCAGCTTTTGGAACTGAAACGGATGGTTTCGGCCCTGACGGTCACCTCAAAGGTCTGTTTCGACCACATGGGCAACCACTGGCGCACGGCCACCGGGGATCTGGTATTTACCCATGATTACGAGGGCTATAAATTCCCCGAAGAAAAGGAAACGGTGCTGGAGCGGATCGACATGGGCCTGGCCTTTGGAGACCAGAAGCCCATGAATTTTATCCATCTATGA
- a CDS encoding aldehyde ferredoxin oxidoreductase family protein, giving the protein MKGFFNQILSVDLTRGTFQREAVNDRIYREYLGGKGLGTWLLSRRNPVGVDPLSPDNHIIFATGPVTNTMTWGSSRYGVFTKSPLTGLYAESYSGGRLPEAISATGFDAVVIRGKATGLTVLEINPDGAVFHDGSHLAGRDTFAAEEAVRAAFAGDKKSGWKSGTCVVGPAAEAGVACSVIKNDGWRCAGRAGTGAVLGSKNVKAVYFTGDRKQEIHDPKSLAGLGKTMAAEGKDHPVVHAYKTMGTPQMVKIMNSANAFPTKYWTRGRADHWEKISADALHSRCEVRPHACAKCYLSCGRMTRVLEGEHKGLVLEGPEYETLYAFGGLCMVESVEEVARLNHVCDGLGIDTISGGNLCAFAMAAYEQGKSDYPIAFGDARGVETLLNLIARKEGPGALLARGIVHAARAWGMEDQAVHVKGMEPAGYDPRVLKGMGLAYASSDRGACHLRSTFYKPELAGMIPKEQVRGKAEMFIDFEDRLTLFDALILCKFYRDLYPWERLGQMIRAATGMEGSKRELSAVAANISSLVREFNLREGMTPEDEKLPRPFHKPLEDSGAVITEDDMAVLMDEYRELRGWSS; this is encoded by the coding sequence ATGAAAGGTTTTTTTAACCAGATATTATCCGTTGACCTGACCCGTGGGACCTTCCAGCGGGAGGCGGTCAATGACAGAATATACCGGGAGTATCTCGGAGGAAAGGGCCTGGGCACCTGGCTGCTGTCCCGGCGAAACCCCGTGGGCGTGGATCCCCTTTCGCCGGACAACCATATTATTTTCGCCACCGGCCCTGTGACCAATACCATGACCTGGGGCAGTTCCCGGTACGGGGTCTTTACCAAATCCCCCCTCACGGGGTTGTATGCGGAGTCCTATTCCGGGGGGCGGCTGCCCGAGGCCATATCCGCCACCGGGTTTGATGCTGTGGTCATACGCGGGAAGGCAACGGGACTCACCGTGCTTGAAATCAATCCCGACGGGGCGGTATTCCACGATGGCAGCCACCTGGCCGGCCGGGACACCTTTGCCGCCGAAGAGGCGGTCCGGGCGGCCTTTGCAGGGGATAAGAAAAGCGGCTGGAAATCCGGAACCTGTGTGGTGGGGCCGGCGGCCGAGGCCGGGGTGGCCTGCTCGGTGATTAAGAACGACGGGTGGCGGTGCGCCGGCCGGGCCGGCACCGGTGCGGTACTCGGCTCCAAAAATGTGAAGGCAGTATATTTCACCGGCGACCGGAAACAGGAGATTCATGACCCCAAGTCCCTGGCCGGGCTGGGGAAAACCATGGCAGCAGAGGGTAAGGACCATCCCGTGGTCCATGCCTATAAAACCATGGGCACCCCCCAGATGGTGAAGATCATGAATTCGGCCAATGCCTTCCCCACCAAATACTGGACCCGGGGCAGGGCGGACCATTGGGAAAAAATTTCAGCCGACGCCCTCCACAGCCGGTGCGAGGTTCGTCCCCATGCCTGTGCCAAGTGTTACCTTTCCTGCGGCCGGATGACCCGGGTGCTGGAGGGGGAACATAAGGGCCTGGTCCTTGAGGGGCCGGAGTATGAGACCCTCTACGCCTTCGGCGGACTGTGCATGGTGGAATCGGTGGAGGAGGTCGCCCGGCTCAACCATGTCTGCGACGGTTTGGGCATTGACACAATCAGCGGCGGGAACCTCTGCGCCTTTGCCATGGCGGCATACGAACAGGGAAAATCAGACTACCCCATTGCCTTCGGGGATGCCCGGGGCGTTGAAACCCTGTTGAACCTTATCGCTCGGAAAGAAGGTCCCGGCGCCCTGCTGGCCAGGGGCATCGTCCATGCCGCCCGGGCCTGGGGCATGGAAGACCAGGCCGTCCATGTCAAGGGCATGGAACCGGCGGGGTATGATCCCAGGGTGCTCAAGGGGATGGGCCTGGCCTATGCCTCTTCGGACCGGGGGGCCTGCCATCTGCGGTCCACATTCTACAAACCCGAGCTGGCCGGAATGATTCCCAAGGAGCAGGTGCGGGGCAAGGCAGAAATGTTCATTGATTTTGAGGACCGCCTCACCCTTTTTGACGCCCTGATCCTCTGCAAGTTCTACCGGGATCTCTACCCCTGGGAGCGGCTGGGGCAGATGATCCGTGCGGCCACGGGCATGGAAGGGTCAAAGCGCGAGCTTTCGGCTGTGGCGGCCAATATCTCTTCCCTGGTCCGGGAATTTAACCTCAGGGAGGGGATGACGCCGGAGGATGAAAAACTGCCGCGGCCCTTCCACAAACCCCTTGAGGACAGCGGGGCGGTCATCACTGAAGATGATATGGCTGTACTCATGGATGAATACCGTGAACTGCGGGGCTGGTCATCATAG
- a CDS encoding 1,4-dihydroxy-6-naphthoate synthase — protein MKTPYTLAYSPCPNDTFIFKGIARQLIDTHGMDFSIVLEDVETLNQNAAKEAYQITKLSFAALGTLLDRYALLRTGAALGKGCGPLIISLPGRKLDGKEEPRVAVPGLGTTAYHLFRFYMAEAFPGMAFEAVPMPFEQVMPAVKGEKADFGVIIHEGRFIYQNQGLEMTADLGQWWEEATGLPIPLGCIAVHKELSADTACRIQTLIRESIDHGFAHPAQGRDYIKAYAQEMEDHVIDQHIGLYVNEFSKDIGDLGTRAVLAFFDHAARAGLMPPVDPEALFAC, from the coding sequence ATGAAAACCCCATACACGCTTGCCTACTCCCCCTGTCCCAATGACACCTTTATTTTCAAGGGGATTGCCCGCCAGCTTATAGACACCCATGGCATGGACTTCAGCATTGTACTGGAGGATGTGGAAACCCTGAACCAGAATGCAGCCAAGGAAGCCTACCAGATCACCAAACTCAGCTTTGCCGCCCTGGGCACCCTTCTGGACCGCTATGCCCTGCTCAGGACAGGGGCGGCCCTGGGAAAAGGCTGCGGCCCCCTGATCATTTCCCTGCCCGGCCGAAAGCTGGATGGGAAAGAGGAACCAAGGGTGGCGGTGCCGGGCCTGGGTACCACCGCCTACCACCTCTTTCGCTTTTACATGGCCGAGGCCTTTCCCGGAATGGCGTTTGAAGCGGTGCCCATGCCCTTTGAACAGGTCATGCCAGCGGTTAAGGGGGAAAAAGCCGATTTCGGCGTCATCATCCATGAAGGCCGGTTCATCTATCAAAACCAGGGTCTTGAAATGACGGCCGACCTGGGCCAGTGGTGGGAAGAGGCCACCGGGCTGCCCATCCCCCTGGGATGCATTGCCGTCCACAAAGAGCTGTCCGCTGACACCGCCTGCAGAATCCAAACCCTGATACGGGAAAGCATTGACCACGGATTCGCCCACCCGGCCCAGGGCCGGGACTATATCAAGGCCTACGCCCAGGAGATGGAAGACCATGTGATTGACCAGCACATCGGCCTCTACGTCAATGAATTTTCAAAGGATATCGGCGACCTGGGGACCCGGGCCGTACTCGCCTTTTTCGACCATGCCGCCCGGGCCGGCCTGATGCCGCCGGTGGATCCGGAGGCCCTCTTTGCCTGCTGA
- the tilS gene encoding tRNA lysidine(34) synthetase TilS — MPAEPHTGFIDRVRRTIAGYAMAGQGDKLLIGLSGGPDSVTLARVLLALKDEMGFSLGAAHLNHNLRGEESVRDENFVREFAADAGIDLSVESRDIKAFAKKQKLSLEEAGRNARYDFFSRTAAAGGYTRIATGHNRDDHVELVLMNLIRGTGPTGLRGIPPVREGRFIRPLINMPKADILAFLASVDQPFVMDSSNTDPAFLRNRVRTRLIPLLEAEYNPDIRTGLDRLSGILAQEDDYLETETTQALHSILQEESPERLALSAPELSALHPALAARVLRRGLQKVKQDLRRISHTHIRDIITLCTGEPGKSLDLPGRIRVYKRRGQLCIQKEKLPLRELGRRQKAAGDKTCPPSP; from the coding sequence TTGCCTGCTGAACCCCATACCGGTTTTATTGACCGGGTACGGCGCACCATTGCCGGATACGCCATGGCCGGACAAGGAGACAAACTCCTCATCGGCCTCTCCGGCGGCCCGGATTCCGTGACCCTGGCCCGGGTGCTCCTGGCCCTGAAAGATGAGATGGGGTTCTCCCTGGGGGCAGCCCACCTCAACCACAACCTGAGGGGAGAGGAATCCGTTAGGGACGAAAACTTTGTCCGGGAATTTGCCGCAGACGCCGGCATTGACCTCTCAGTTGAATCCCGGGATATAAAGGCCTTTGCAAAAAAGCAGAAGCTGTCTCTGGAAGAGGCCGGGCGGAACGCCAGGTATGATTTTTTCAGCCGGACGGCGGCGGCCGGGGGATACACCCGTATCGCCACCGGCCACAACCGGGACGACCATGTGGAACTGGTGCTCATGAATCTCATCCGCGGCACCGGGCCAACGGGACTCCGGGGGATCCCCCCTGTCCGGGAAGGCCGGTTCATCCGGCCATTGATCAATATGCCCAAAGCCGATATCCTGGCATTTCTGGCATCCGTGGACCAGCCCTTTGTCATGGACTCTTCCAATACAGACCCGGCCTTTTTGCGAAACCGGGTGCGGACCCGGCTCATCCCCCTGCTGGAGGCGGAGTACAACCCGGATATCAGAACCGGGCTGGACCGCCTCTCCGGCATACTGGCCCAGGAAGACGATTATCTTGAAACCGAAACCACACAGGCCTTGCACAGCATACTTCAGGAGGAGTCCCCGGAACGGCTCGCCCTGTCCGCACCGGAACTGTCGGCCCTCCACCCGGCCCTGGCCGCCAGGGTATTGCGCCGGGGACTGCAAAAAGTGAAACAGGACCTGCGCCGGATCAGCCACACCCATATCAGGGACATCATCACCCTCTGCACCGGGGAACCGGGTAAAAGCCTGGACCTTCCCGGCCGGATCAGGGTATATAAACGACGGGGGCAACTCTGTATTCAAAAAGAGAAACTCCCCCTGCGGGAACTGGGTCGCCGTCAGAAGGCGGCGGGGGACAAAACCTGCCCTCCGTCCCCTTGA
- the folP gene encoding dihydropteroate synthase produces MTTTTFSLEFGRFRLDLGTRACIMGILNTTPDSFSDGGRYNSLDAALAQAKALVDAGAHILDIGGESSRPFAEPVSEQEELDRTIPVIETIANEIDIPISIDTVKSGVARAALAAGAAIINDISAFEKDPEMVDVAAETGAPAILMHMRGTPETMQINPSYDDLMGEISTYLEKRVAFAMEKGVAREKIILDPGIGFGKTVDHNLVLIKELHRLTALGFPILMGPSRKSFIQNILTDTTSKSAGPGDPRTEYGTLAACAASLMNGAHIVRVHDVETVFSFTRIIDAIRNA; encoded by the coding sequence ATGACGACTACCACATTTTCACTTGAATTCGGCCGTTTTCGACTTGATCTGGGTACCAGGGCCTGCATCATGGGTATTTTAAACACCACGCCGGATTCCTTTTCCGACGGAGGACGGTACAACTCCCTGGATGCCGCCCTGGCCCAGGCAAAGGCCCTGGTGGACGCCGGGGCCCATATCCTGGACATTGGCGGAGAGTCTTCCCGCCCCTTTGCCGAACCCGTCTCTGAGCAGGAGGAACTGGACCGGACCATTCCGGTGATTGAAACCATTGCCAATGAAATTGATATTCCCATCTCCATTGACACGGTGAAATCCGGGGTCGCCCGGGCCGCACTGGCGGCCGGGGCCGCCATCATCAATGATATTTCAGCCTTTGAAAAGGATCCGGAAATGGTTGATGTGGCCGCCGAAACCGGGGCGCCCGCCATTCTCATGCACATGAGGGGCACCCCTGAAACCATGCAGATCAACCCCAGTTACGACGACCTCATGGGGGAGATCTCCACCTACCTGGAAAAACGGGTGGCCTTTGCCATGGAAAAAGGGGTGGCCAGGGAAAAAATTATCCTGGACCCGGGTATCGGATTCGGAAAGACCGTGGACCACAACCTGGTGCTCATCAAGGAACTCCACCGGCTCACCGCCCTGGGATTCCCCATACTCATGGGCCCGTCCAGAAAATCTTTTATCCAGAACATTCTAACGGATACCACCAGCAAATCCGCCGGCCCCGGGGACCCCAGGACCGAATACGGGACCCTGGCGGCCTGTGCCGCCTCCCTGATGAACGGTGCCCACATCGTCAGGGTCCACGACGTGGAAACGGTATTTTCATTCACCCGAATCATTGATGCCATCCGGAATGCCTGA